Below is a window of Acidimicrobiia bacterium DNA.
CGGAATAAGCCCCATTTGAATGTGGGGACGATGGGTCACATTGACCATGGGAAGACGACGTTGACGGCTGCGATTACGCGGGTGTTGGCGGCGGCGAATGGGAATGTGACGGCGATGGCCTTTGAT
It encodes the following:
- the tuf gene encoding elongation factor Tu (EF-Tu; promotes GTP-dependent binding of aminoacyl-tRNA to the A-site of ribosomes during protein biosynthesis; when the tRNA anticodon matches the mRNA codon, GTP hydrolysis results; the inactive EF-Tu-GDP leaves the ribosome and release of GDP is promoted by elongation factor Ts; many prokaryotes have two copies of the gene encoding EF-Tu), with the protein product MAKEKFERNKPHLNVGTMGHIDHGKTTLTAAITRVLAAANGNVTAMAFD